The Mustela nigripes isolate SB6536 chromosome 6, MUSNIG.SB6536, whole genome shotgun sequence DNA window TCTGCAGGCTATAAATGAGGGGATTTAGCATGGGAGTGACCACACTGTACTGTAAAGAGAATATCATCTCCAGAGGGGAGCCTGAAGTTGGTAAGAGGTAGCTGAGGAAACCTGAGCTATAGAACAAAGTCACAGTAgtgaggtgggaggagcaggtggagaaggcctTGCCTCTGCCTGAGGTAGAGCTAATGCTCAGGATGGTGGAGACAATTCGGACATAGGAGGAAAAAATCATAATGAAGGTTCCAAAGAAATGTAGGACAGAGGAGCAGAGCAGGAGTGTGAAGTTGATGGATGTATCAGAgcaagacagagggaagagagaagacagctCACAGCTGAAGTGAGGAATAGTCTGGTCCTCACAGTAGTCTAAATTGACAGCCAAGAGGATATTGATGAGAGCATCAGCAAAGGCCAGGCCCCAGGAACCCCACACCATCCCAACACAGAGCTGGTTGCTCATCACCTGGCCATAGAGCAGAGGGGAGGTGATGGctacatagcggtcataggccatcacagcCAGCAGACAGGCCTCAGTACCTCCGGTGGCAAAGACAAAGAAGGCCTGAGCCAGACAGCTCTCTACAAAGATGGTTTTGCTTTCAGAAAGTAGATTCTCCAGCATCTTGGGGACTGTGACAGATGAGTGGCAGAGGTCCAGGAAGGAGAGCTGTCTCAAAAAGAAGTACATGGGCATGTGAAGGTGGGAATCAGCCTTAATCACCAGCAGCATCAAGAAATTTCCCATCAGAGTGAAGAGATAAATcagaaggaatagcatgaagAGTATGTCCTGAATTTTGGGGTCAGTAGATAGTCCAAGGAGAATGAACTCACTGATAGCACTGTAGTTTTTCATTGCCATGTAGAGAAGTATTCTCTCTGGAAAACAAGAAGATCCACCAAAAGTCTTTCAGTGCCTCTCAGTACCCCACCACCTTGATCTTATTCTacatgaatatcttttcattacCATCTCACAATCCACATTCagttatttaaaagttaatttcttgGTCATCATCTTGtcattgatattttaaataaggCAAGATCCTATTTTTGATTATAATCTTTTTTTGGAGCCATAATCCTTTTATGTAGTTTAGAGTGATACATTTGAAAAGAAGTTTCCTGAtatgagaagaaggcagagaagaaaattTCAGGAGTGAATTACTTGAGAAGTTGAGGTAGGATTAAGTCTAGATTAAAAGGACTTAGGTAGGAGCAGAGATATTTTGTCTAGTCTATGTCTAGGAGAGATGGTCAAGAGTGCAAGAAGTGAGTTTCCATTTGactgtttctatttgttttcaatAAAGTGTAAATGAGATTATTCGTTGtgcttatgtatgtgtgtgagcatGCCCATATCTACACAATAAATTATAATGGTATTGATAATGATAAAAGTATGCACACTGGAAGGGGAGTGACTTAAAATGGCAGGACataggagagactatggactctgaaaaacaatctgaagggtttgaaagggctgggggttggaggttgggggaaccaggtggtgggtattagagaggtcACAGATTGCACCacaccactgggtgtggtgcaaaaacaatgaatactgttacactgaaaataaaataaaaattaaaaaaaaaatcatgggcaTAGAAGCCATGATTAAGTGTAAGAAACTATTATAGGATAGGAGGACAATAAGACATCAAGGAATTAGAAACTAGACGTGGAATTAGATTGTTCTGGAttgttctaattttaaatttctttcattttatttaatggtttcatattgtaatttaattttaacatacattcacaaaataataataaagttttaaaaattggtagCCTAGATCATGATACCCAGTGATGTTCTAGGTGGGATTCTATGGGCAGTGCTATGACTACAATGGGTCATGAGAAGCTCTTCCTACTTAATAGGACAATGCTTTGATTGGATCACCATGCTAACCCTAAAAATCACATATTCAGGAATATATGTAGTCACCACTCCTGTATAGGCCATTATTGCAGGTTTTAAGGCCCACACGTGGTTCTCTAAACTCTCACTTCATACTTTGAAACTTGTGCATATATCCACATACTggcctgttattttattttaaattttattttttcag harbors:
- the LOC132020672 gene encoding olfactory receptor 8S1-like, whose translation is MAMKNYSAISEFILLGLSTDPKIQDILFMLFLLIYLFTLMGNFLMLLVIKADSHLHMPMYFFLRQLSFLDLCHSSVTVPKMLENLLSESKTIFVESCLAQAFFVFATGGTEACLLAVMAYDRYVAITSPLLYGQVMSNQLCVGMVWGSWGLAFADALINILLAVNLDYCEDQTIPHFSCELSSLFPLSCSDTSINFTLLLCSSVLHFFGTFIMIFSSYVRIVSTILSISSTSGRGKAFSTCSSHLTTVTLFYSSGFLSYLLPTSGSPLEMIFSLQYSVVTPMLNPLIYSLQNKEVKTALGRMFRKYFHSLM